A genomic region of bacterium contains the following coding sequences:
- a CDS encoding carbohydrate kinase family protein — protein sequence MPDLACIGSLVADLVGKPIDEYPPRGRLSIVPRMELHTGGCALNSAVAAKKIGLDAAVIGKVGADGLGEYVMNVLSRQGINVTNVSQDPSVNTSATMVVVHGDGERSFMHYIGANAAFTIDDMDWDLVKNTKILHMASALVMPGIDGEPSAQILKKAKELGCTTAMDTTYNPESGWMKMLAPSFPYVDYFLPSIEEARMITGCNSEQDMASFLLDKGVKVVALKMGENGSYVRSKDVDAYIPIYKVDAVDGTGAGDAYVAGFLSAIVKGWDLERAGRFASMVGACSVSAMGATTGILSMEDTLMRFEA from the coding sequence ATGCCTGATTTAGCTTGTATTGGGTCGTTGGTGGCGGATTTGGTGGGGAAGCCGATTGATGAGTATCCACCACGTGGGCGGTTATCGATTGTGCCTCGAATGGAGCTGCATACCGGCGGTTGTGCGCTTAATAGCGCGGTGGCAGCGAAGAAAATCGGGTTGGATGCTGCCGTTATCGGTAAAGTGGGGGCAGATGGGCTTGGCGAGTATGTTATGAACGTGCTGAGCCGCCAGGGCATCAACGTTACCAACGTGAGCCAGGACCCCAGCGTCAATACTTCCGCTACTATGGTAGTCGTGCATGGAGATGGCGAGCGCTCGTTCATGCACTACATTGGCGCGAACGCGGCATTTACTATCGATGATATGGATTGGGACCTGGTCAAAAACACCAAGATTTTGCATATGGCAAGCGCATTGGTGATGCCGGGTATCGATGGCGAGCCGAGCGCGCAGATTTTGAAGAAGGCAAAAGAACTGGGATGCACCACTGCAATGGATACAACTTATAACCCCGAAAGCGGTTGGATGAAGATGCTTGCGCCGTCATTTCCCTATGTTGATTATTTCCTGCCAAGTATCGAGGAAGCGCGGATGATCACCGGTTGCAACTCGGAACAGGATATGGCGTCGTTCCTTTTGGATAAGGGCGTCAAAGTAGTAGCTCTGAAGATGGGCGAAAACGGCAGCTACGTGCGTTCAAAAGATGTCGATGCCTATATCCCAATCTACAAAGTCGATGCGGTTGATGGAACGGGTGCAGGCGATGCTTATGTGGCCGGTTTCCTATCGGCGATTGTCAAGGGTTGGGATTTAGAACGCGCAGGACGCTTCGCCAGCATGGTAGGCGCCTGCAGTGTCTCCGCCATGGGCGCCACAACCGGTATCCTAAGCATGGAAGATACGCTAATGCGATTTGAAGCCTAA
- a CDS encoding flagellar hook protein FlgE, which produces MLQAMLAGVASIKAHQAQLNVIGNNIANVNTTAFKASRMGFQELLAQTVTGASRPNDNVGGVNPLQIGLGCQVASADTIQDQGSLQSTNRSTDFALQGPGYFMVTDGNVISYTRDGTFALDANGTLVHRSTGQKLLGWSADASGDIDTTGQVTSLSGIQIPMGVLTSVQATTSAPFVGNLDARAIPADSRMVRTTVYDSLGGLHEIEMTFSNHTVGSFLTGTASSSWDWSATENGVSIGTSATAGNSPLYFDDEGQAVLPNPAPAQDVIITPTNGAGSLPISIDFTQIQQVEAAANVQAGQANGYQPGTLASFTVGQDGIISGTFTNGFSRPLARIAVSVFANPSGLERTGNNFLRQSDNSGLPAIGAPTDNGRASVSVGYLEQSNVDIGDQFTNMIITQRGFQANTRVVTTVDDMMQELINMKR; this is translated from the coding sequence ATGTTACAAGCAATGCTCGCGGGTGTGGCCAGTATCAAGGCACACCAAGCTCAACTGAACGTAATTGGTAATAACATCGCCAACGTCAACACAACCGCATTCAAAGCATCGAGAATGGGTTTTCAGGAACTGCTTGCTCAAACGGTTACCGGCGCTTCTCGTCCCAACGATAATGTAGGTGGTGTAAACCCTCTGCAAATTGGTTTAGGTTGTCAAGTAGCATCAGCTGATACAATTCAGGATCAGGGAAGTCTGCAGTCTACAAACCGTTCGACGGACTTTGCCCTTCAGGGACCGGGTTATTTTATGGTCACAGATGGCAATGTAATCTCATACACACGTGATGGCACGTTCGCGCTGGACGCAAATGGAACACTTGTTCACAGAAGTACGGGTCAGAAGCTTCTTGGTTGGTCCGCTGATGCTAGCGGCGACATCGATACGACCGGTCAAGTTACATCCCTATCAGGCATCCAAATCCCGATGGGGGTTTTGACATCCGTTCAGGCAACAACTTCAGCTCCATTCGTAGGAAACTTAGATGCGAGAGCTATACCTGCCGATTCCCGAATGGTCAGGACAACCGTCTATGATAGTCTAGGCGGATTACATGAAATCGAAATGACATTTTCCAACCATACAGTAGGTTCGTTCCTCACCGGAACGGCATCTTCCAGTTGGGATTGGAGCGCAACAGAAAACGGTGTTTCCATTGGCACCAGCGCCACAGCAGGTAATTCACCTCTTTACTTTGATGATGAAGGCCAAGCGGTATTACCCAACCCTGCGCCAGCTCAAGATGTAATAATTACACCTACCAATGGAGCTGGTTCGCTCCCTATTAGTATCGATTTCACTCAAATCCAGCAGGTTGAAGCGGCTGCAAATGTTCAGGCGGGGCAAGCCAATGGGTATCAACCAGGCACTTTAGCATCGTTCACCGTCGGTCAGGATGGCATCATTAGCGGTACGTTTACGAACGGCTTTTCACGCCCACTTGCTCGAATTGCAGTGTCTGTTTTTGCCAACCCGAGTGGTTTGGAAAGAACTGGCAATAATTTCCTGCGCCAGTCCGACAACTCCGGTCTACCAGCAATCGGCGCGCCAACGGATAACGGCCGAGCTTCCGTCAGCGTCGGATACCTCGAACAATCTAACGTCGATATCGGAGACCAGTTCACCAACATGATTATCACCCAACGCGGCTTCCAAGCCAATACCCGCGTTGTTACTACTGTTGATGACATGATGCAGGAACTGATCAACATGAAACGCTAA
- a CDS encoding TIGR02530 family flagellar biosynthesis protein, with the protein MPDNRINNIRPGSIGPATIPTQSRPLQQGGSFAEALQQQQLALKVSAHAQTRMQSRDISLNQNQWKRVEDGVQKAADKGARESLVLMDDVALVVSVRNRTVITAVDKASLKDNVFTNIDSAVIV; encoded by the coding sequence ATGCCAGATAATCGCATTAACAACATACGTCCAGGTTCGATAGGGCCTGCGACTATACCAACTCAAAGCAGACCACTGCAGCAAGGCGGATCATTCGCTGAGGCTTTGCAGCAGCAGCAGCTTGCGCTGAAAGTGTCGGCGCATGCTCAAACGCGTATGCAGTCTAGAGATATCTCGCTCAATCAAAACCAATGGAAACGTGTCGAAGATGGCGTTCAGAAGGCCGCCGACAAAGGGGCACGTGAATCATTAGTGTTGATGGATGATGTTGCGCTAGTGGTCAGCGTTCGCAACCGGACAGTTATTACAGCTGTTGATAAGGCAAGCCTTAAGGACAATGTGTTTACAAACATTGACAGCGCAGTAATAGTGTAA
- a CDS encoding flagellar hook-length control protein FliK: MQGVLFTLAAQPVNIDQSPPPVSKEPESFDKLLGQSLEETQKTVGQGETVLNEQYPKEPDAPPLGLPSTSKDDESSAQETSIAVLAACFIAPEFIPIIPDVAPTPANSTTKSVEETLSALTQAVAKQTAASSTNTIGTIATASVMPIDVPVSQLFVLPSVEQASVMPSAVMIETQTAALTTQSQQPIAATSMQASTQQPNEAPVIAPPMLTNEVAEALFVESVAGNSVTPFELKGVAETQPQEVGTVTPKVETVTPSLIPQAQPLVTVDDVPISEVNTDIGNSEIVAETTKVAQNVVADPLVATEKSTAPVQQVQDTRQAVTGKVEPKQTASSDTVITEITTAQVENRPLIADNLSAREAVLGKAIEPRGNTPNNVTPSKTAVDVTQPAAEAVPVVAPQVSAITKDASVSITTEAATTDIPVETTNSNRTSQQSGQSPNDQKFATPAQFQQVYQQHAVKAAEAASSLGQINEVDRIALAQQVGRYIAQAHANGQERTISLRLDPPQLGSVEVTVHTVGKVVDANVVTQHEGTRQALLSSLDQLRDSLASRGLSLGQVNVSAQQGQQGQTPNWAPVRRSFNPSATISIDTASMPAFNSWHTGLLDTRV, from the coding sequence TTGCAAGGCGTTTTGTTTACGCTGGCGGCGCAGCCGGTCAACATTGACCAAAGCCCTCCGCCAGTGTCAAAAGAGCCAGAATCATTCGATAAGTTGCTTGGACAAAGCCTCGAGGAAACGCAGAAGACGGTTGGGCAAGGCGAAACGGTGTTAAATGAGCAGTACCCGAAGGAACCGGATGCCCCGCCACTAGGTCTTCCGTCCACATCTAAGGACGACGAATCCTCAGCGCAAGAAACAAGCATAGCGGTACTTGCCGCGTGCTTTATTGCGCCTGAGTTTATACCGATCATCCCAGATGTTGCGCCGACTCCGGCTAATTCAACAACTAAGAGTGTTGAGGAAACCCTTAGCGCTCTAACACAGGCTGTCGCGAAGCAAACGGCTGCCTCATCGACAAATACCATTGGCACGATTGCTACGGCTTCGGTTATGCCAATTGATGTGCCTGTGTCTCAACTATTCGTTCTACCATCGGTAGAACAGGCATCTGTTATGCCTTCAGCCGTAATGATTGAAACGCAAACAGCAGCCTTAACAACTCAATCCCAACAGCCTATAGCAGCAACCTCAATGCAGGCTTCAACACAACAGCCAAATGAGGCTCCAGTTATTGCACCACCGATGTTAACTAATGAAGTCGCCGAAGCGCTCTTTGTTGAATCGGTTGCAGGCAATTCTGTGACACCATTCGAACTAAAAGGGGTAGCTGAAACGCAACCTCAAGAAGTTGGAACTGTAACACCAAAAGTTGAAACGGTTACACCATCTCTTATCCCACAAGCGCAACCTTTGGTTACTGTTGATGATGTTCCGATATCTGAAGTAAATACGGATATAGGAAATTCTGAAATAGTGGCTGAAACAACTAAAGTAGCCCAAAACGTTGTTGCTGATCCTCTTGTCGCCACAGAGAAATCCACTGCGCCTGTACAGCAGGTTCAGGATACTCGTCAAGCGGTAACAGGGAAAGTTGAACCAAAGCAAACGGCTTCATCCGATACTGTAATAACTGAGATAACGACAGCTCAAGTTGAGAACCGGCCTTTGATTGCAGATAACTTATCGGCAAGAGAAGCAGTGCTTGGTAAAGCAATTGAACCCAGAGGTAATACACCCAACAACGTAACTCCCTCAAAGACGGCTGTTGATGTGACACAACCTGCAGCAGAAGCTGTTCCTGTCGTGGCGCCCCAGGTCTCGGCGATAACTAAAGATGCATCAGTAAGTATCACAACTGAAGCAGCTACAACTGATATTCCGGTCGAGACAACTAACTCGAACCGGACTTCTCAACAAAGTGGGCAAAGTCCCAACGACCAGAAGTTTGCTACGCCCGCTCAATTCCAACAGGTTTATCAGCAACATGCCGTCAAAGCGGCTGAAGCTGCAAGTTCTCTTGGACAAATTAATGAAGTGGACAGAATTGCTCTGGCACAGCAGGTTGGACGCTATATCGCTCAGGCTCATGCGAATGGGCAGGAACGCACGATTAGTCTTCGACTTGACCCACCGCAACTAGGAAGCGTAGAAGTAACTGTTCATACCGTGGGCAAAGTTGTGGATGCGAATGTGGTCACTCAACATGAAGGGACGCGCCAAGCGCTTCTTTCATCGCTCGACCAACTTCGCGACTCGTTGGCCTCGCGGGGACTATCTCTCGGCCAGGTGAATGTGAGCGCTCAACAAGGACAACAAGGTCAAACACCCAATTGGGCTCCTGTCCGCCGATCGTTCAACCCATCTGCCACCATCTCAATCGATACAGCTTCTATGCCGGCGTTTAACTCCTGGCATACAGGGCTGTTAGATACACGTGTTTAA
- a CDS encoding uroporphyrinogen decarboxylase family protein → MAKETVRSRFQKVLKGEMPDDRLPLIEWTNWWNLTTDVWEKQGLPAGMSAHEIKEYFGLDMDYQIWFGHGNPPEGLRPEGRPLIENEDDYERVRPYLYPDPVGINYDHWNGIAQRQAAGEVVMWMTIEGFFWWPRVLFGIEPHFYAFYDYPELMHRINQDEVDYCVRCIKEFLTVCTPEFATFAEDMSYNHGVMCSKALFDEFIAPYYRQVVPLLKENGISVIVDSDGDVEPLIPWMEEVGVEGILPLERMAGVDVNRIRSERPNWKMLGAYDKTIMHKGVDALRAEFERLMPVMKSGYFIPSVDHQTPPAVSVEDYRLYMKLYREYAEKACK, encoded by the coding sequence ATGGCGAAAGAAACAGTCCGTTCTCGGTTCCAAAAAGTTTTGAAGGGTGAGATGCCCGATGATCGGTTGCCGCTAATTGAGTGGACGAATTGGTGGAACCTTACGACTGATGTGTGGGAAAAGCAGGGACTGCCGGCAGGTATGAGCGCTCACGAGATCAAAGAATACTTCGGGCTTGATATGGATTATCAGATTTGGTTTGGTCATGGCAACCCCCCTGAAGGTCTACGGCCTGAAGGGCGTCCCTTAATCGAGAACGAAGATGACTATGAGAGAGTTCGCCCATACCTCTATCCCGATCCGGTTGGGATTAATTATGATCATTGGAATGGAATCGCGCAAAGGCAGGCGGCGGGCGAAGTGGTCATGTGGATGACTATAGAAGGTTTCTTCTGGTGGCCTCGTGTGTTATTCGGGATAGAACCGCACTTCTATGCTTTCTATGACTATCCCGAACTAATGCATCGAATCAATCAGGATGAAGTCGACTATTGCGTTCGCTGCATAAAAGAATTTCTCACCGTCTGCACACCCGAATTTGCAACTTTCGCTGAGGACATGTCCTATAACCACGGTGTCATGTGTTCGAAAGCCCTTTTCGATGAGTTCATTGCACCCTATTACCGCCAGGTGGTTCCGCTTTTAAAGGAGAATGGGATTAGTGTAATCGTCGATAGTGATGGTGATGTCGAGCCGTTAATCCCTTGGATGGAAGAGGTTGGTGTTGAGGGCATATTGCCGTTAGAGCGCATGGCCGGTGTTGATGTCAATCGCATCCGCTCCGAGCGCCCGAATTGGAAGATGTTAGGTGCCTATGACAAAACTATCATGCACAAAGGCGTGGATGCCCTGCGCGCTGAGTTCGAGCGTCTAATGCCCGTTATGAAGAGCGGCTATTTCATCCCTTCTGTCGACCATCAGACCCCGCCTGCAGTCTCGGTTGAAGACTATCGACTCTATATGAAACTTTATCGGGAGTATGCCGAAAAGGCGTGCAAGTAA
- a CDS encoding flagellar hook capping FlgD N-terminal domain-containing protein, translated as MAVSATSSITSPYKVPENNPNRASLDQTGFIKLLVTQLATQDPLSPMDNKDMAQQLVQLTQIQSITQMQTSMQKLQAASLIGKQVDGTDTNGISVSGIVTSLKLSGDNISVMVGAQSIDITAITSVSEGISK; from the coding sequence ATGGCAGTATCAGCAACAAGTAGTATTACCAGCCCGTATAAAGTGCCGGAAAATAATCCAAACAGGGCTTCGTTGGATCAAACTGGGTTTATCAAGCTGCTGGTTACGCAGCTCGCTACTCAAGATCCACTATCCCCGATGGATAATAAGGATATGGCACAGCAACTTGTTCAGCTAACGCAAATCCAAAGCATCACACAGATGCAAACGAGTATGCAAAAGCTCCAAGCAGCTTCACTCATCGGTAAACAAGTCGATGGAACTGACACCAATGGAATATCTGTTTCAGGGATAGTGACCAGCCTAAAGCTGAGTGGTGACAATATCAGTGTTATGGTAGGCGCTCAGTCGATTGACATTACAGCGATAACATCAGTATCCGAAGGGATATCAAAGTAG